One genomic region from Cellulomonas hominis encodes:
- a CDS encoding ABC transporter ATP-binding protein translates to MSMHGPLHGGRGGGMDARSMYRSFRLDPSVAQRRLTRDVLRRILGFARPYRRLLAIFLVLVALDAAVGAATPLLYRRIIDDGISAGRTGLVLGLAGLVALLALVAAGLALASRWLSSRIGEGLILDLRTQVFDHVQRMPLAFFSRTQTGALVQRLNGDVLGAQQAFTSTLSNVVSNVLTVVLVIAAMLSLSWQITLVSLVLLPAFVLPARAMGRRLATVTQEAYGLNAEMGQTMTERFNVAGAQLVKLYGRPDDETAVFAGRAARVRDIGITSAMYGAVFRIGLTLVAAVAVAIVYGLGGVLAIQGSLTVGVVVALTSYLTRLYGPITALSNVQVDVMTTLVSFERVLEVLDLEPSVADAPDARPLPDDVARTATIELDDVSFRYPAASEVSLASLESVARLQTEIPGTTLEHVSFTVPHGHLVALVGPSGAGKTTISQVVARLYDVTGGAVRIAGQDVREVTQASLRDAIGIVTQDAHLFHDTIRANLLYAKPDATDAELEQALARAQIADLVHRLPDGVDTVVGDRGYRLSGGERQRLAIARLLLKAPPVVILDEATAHLDSESEAAVQRALAEALEGRTALVIAHRLSTIREADAIVVLDEGRVVQQGTHAELLAAGGLYAELYETQYAAAR, encoded by the coding sequence ATGTCCATGCACGGACCCCTGCACGGCGGGCGCGGCGGCGGGATGGACGCGCGGTCGATGTACCGCTCGTTCCGCCTCGACCCGTCCGTCGCCCAGCGCCGGCTCACCCGCGACGTCCTGCGCCGCATCCTCGGCTTCGCCCGCCCGTACCGGCGGCTGCTCGCGATCTTCCTCGTCCTCGTCGCCCTCGACGCCGCGGTGGGCGCGGCGACCCCGCTGCTGTACCGGCGCATCATCGACGACGGCATCTCGGCCGGTCGCACCGGGTTGGTGCTCGGCCTCGCCGGGCTCGTCGCGCTGCTCGCGCTCGTCGCCGCCGGCCTGGCCCTCGCCTCGCGCTGGCTGTCCTCCCGGATCGGGGAGGGCCTGATCCTCGACCTGCGCACGCAGGTGTTCGACCACGTGCAGCGGATGCCGCTGGCGTTCTTCTCCCGCACGCAGACCGGCGCCCTGGTGCAGCGGCTGAACGGCGACGTGCTCGGCGCGCAGCAGGCGTTCACCTCGACGCTGTCCAACGTCGTGTCGAACGTGCTCACGGTCGTGCTGGTGATCGCCGCGATGCTGTCGCTGTCCTGGCAGATCACGCTCGTCTCGCTGGTGCTGCTGCCGGCGTTCGTGCTGCCCGCCCGCGCGATGGGCCGGCGGCTGGCGACCGTGACGCAGGAGGCCTACGGGCTGAACGCCGAGATGGGCCAGACGATGACCGAGCGGTTCAACGTCGCCGGAGCCCAGCTGGTCAAGCTGTACGGCCGCCCCGACGACGAGACCGCGGTGTTCGCCGGCCGGGCCGCCCGGGTGCGGGACATCGGGATCACCAGCGCCATGTACGGGGCCGTGTTCCGGATCGGGCTGACCCTGGTCGCGGCGGTCGCGGTCGCCATCGTCTACGGGCTCGGCGGCGTCCTCGCGATCCAGGGGTCGCTGACCGTCGGCGTCGTCGTCGCGCTGACCTCGTACCTCACGCGGCTGTACGGACCGATCACCGCGCTGTCGAACGTGCAGGTCGACGTCATGACGACGCTGGTGTCGTTCGAGCGGGTGCTCGAGGTGCTGGACCTGGAGCCGAGCGTGGCGGACGCGCCGGACGCCCGCCCGCTGCCGGACGACGTGGCCCGGACCGCGACCATCGAGCTGGACGACGTCTCGTTCCGGTACCCGGCGGCGTCCGAGGTGTCGCTCGCCTCGCTCGAGTCCGTCGCCCGGCTGCAGACCGAGATCCCCGGCACGACGCTGGAGCACGTCTCGTTCACGGTGCCGCACGGGCACCTGGTCGCTCTGGTCGGGCCGTCCGGCGCCGGCAAGACCACGATCTCCCAGGTGGTCGCCCGCCTGTACGACGTGACGGGCGGCGCGGTGCGGATCGCGGGCCAGGACGTCCGGGAGGTGACGCAGGCGAGCCTGCGGGACGCCATCGGCATCGTCACCCAGGACGCGCACCTGTTCCACGACACCATCCGCGCGAACCTGCTCTACGCCAAGCCGGACGCCACCGACGCCGAGCTGGAGCAGGCGCTCGCCCGCGCGCAGATCGCCGACCTGGTGCACCGGCTGCCCGACGGCGTGGACACCGTCGTGGGGGACCGCGGCTACCGGCTGTCCGGCGGAGAGCGCCAGCGGCTCGCGATCGCGCGGCTGCTGCTCAAGGCGCCGCCCGTCGTCATCCTCGACGAGGCCACCGCGCACCTCGACTCCGAGTCGGAGGCGGCCGTGCAGCGGGCGCTCGCGGAGGCGCTGGAGGGCAGGACCGCGCTGGTCATCGCGCACCGGTTGTCCACCATCCGCGAGGCGGACGCGATCGTCGTGCTGGACGAGGGCCGGGTCGTGCAGCAGGGCACGCACGCCGAGCTGCTCGCCGCGGGCGGGCTGTACGCGGAGCTGTACGAGACGCAGTACGCCGCGGCCCGCTGA
- a CDS encoding MarR family winged helix-turn-helix transcriptional regulator has translation MTPVTPAPHPGDELFWLLRRALHTMRRDVRSQADLSPSRHRLLRVVARAPEPQRQTALAAALDVVPRSITSLVDDLERAGLVAREPDPTDRRATLVTVTDRGRAVLAEADLRRRAHGEELLARLEPGERAELLRLLHRLVDDGDEAVC, from the coding sequence ATGACCCCGGTCACCCCTGCACCCCACCCCGGGGACGAGCTCTTCTGGCTGCTGCGCCGCGCCCTGCACACGATGCGCCGCGACGTGCGGTCGCAGGCCGACCTCAGCCCGTCCCGGCACCGGCTGCTGCGCGTCGTCGCGCGGGCGCCCGAGCCCCAGCGGCAGACCGCTCTCGCCGCGGCGCTCGACGTCGTCCCGCGCTCGATCACCTCGCTGGTGGACGACCTCGAGCGCGCCGGCCTGGTCGCGCGGGAGCCCGACCCGACCGACCGGCGCGCGACCCTCGTCACGGTCACCGACCGGGGGCGGGCCGTGCTCGCCGAGGCCGACCTGCGGCGCCGCGCGCACGGCGAGGAGCTGCTGGCCCGCCTGGAGCCCGGCGAGCGGGCGGAGCTGCTCCGCCTGCTGCACCGGCTCGTGGACGACGGCGACGAGGCCGTCTGCTGA
- a CDS encoding CoA-binding protein: protein MTDIRTAATDFLAARRIAVTGVSRTPGSHGGNVVYRRLRETGYEVFAVNPNAETVEGDPAYPDLTSIPGGVEAVVVATRPEHAAATVREAADLGVGRVWMHRSVDAGSVDAAAVAEGRARGLTVIDGGCPLMFGAPSDRAHRVMCRLMTLTGRVPRRV from the coding sequence ATGACGGACATCAGGACGGCGGCGACGGACTTCCTCGCCGCCCGGCGCATCGCGGTCACGGGCGTGTCCCGCACGCCCGGCAGCCACGGCGGGAACGTCGTCTACCGGCGCCTGCGCGAGACCGGGTACGAGGTGTTCGCGGTGAACCCGAACGCCGAGACGGTCGAGGGCGACCCGGCGTACCCGGACCTGACGTCGATCCCCGGCGGGGTCGAGGCCGTCGTCGTCGCGACCCGCCCGGAGCACGCCGCCGCGACCGTCCGGGAGGCCGCCGACCTCGGCGTCGGGAGGGTCTGGATGCACCGGTCGGTGGACGCCGGCAGCGTCGACGCCGCCGCGGTCGCGGAGGGCCGCGCGCGGGGGCTCACCGTGATCGACGGCGGCTGCCCGCTCATGTTCGGCGCGCCGTCCGACCGCGCGCACCGGGTGATGTGCCGGCTGATGACGCTCACCGGACGGGTGCCGCGCCGGGTCTGA